In Candidatus Micrarchaeota archaeon, one genomic interval encodes:
- a CDS encoding LAGLIDADG family homing endonuclease, translated as MKPRLTPELAYVIGLWKMRRTKEGIGVKGSKELLSSFVKGVLEAGLTTPDKLLTDKNKVYFYHSKYRKFFQDVLKREKEVFRYKNDYSAAFLAGLFDARGGFSRDGKTVYIANADVMDELVVLNAGFKGKLIKDKLIIVDRDSFIKFIGRYAKMLDSLSSEGGD; from the coding sequence ATGAAACCGAGATTAACACCCGAACTTGCATACGTAATAGGACTGTGGAAGATGCGCAGGACTAAAGAAGGGATAGGTGTCAAGGGGAGCAAGGAACTGTTATCATCGTTTGTTAAAGGGGTGTTGGAAGCGGGCCTGACCACACCTGACAAACTGCTCACCGATAAAAACAAGGTTTACTTTTATCATTCCAAGTACAGGAAATTCTTCCAAGACGTATTGAAACGCGAGAAAGAAGTATTCAGATACAAGAACGATTACAGTGCCGCATTTTTAGCAGGGTTGTTCGATGCACGGGGAGGTTTTTCCAGGGACGGCAAAACCGTTTACATTGCCAATGCCGACGTAATGGACGAACTGGTCGTTCTCAATGCAGGATTTAAAGGAAAACTTATAAAAGATAAGTTGATAATAGTGGACAGAGACAGTTTTATAAAATTCATAGGAAG